AGTGCCAGTCTGTACCTTTTCTGTGGGAAGAGTGCACAGCACAACGGGGTGGCAAACACCAAACTGCAAAGGAAAGACAGGGAAAGGTGAAGCTGGGCTGCATAAATCACCCACACCCACCCATGGCCTGATCACAGAGCAGCAATGAGGCAGGCCAGACCTGTGCTGGGTGTCCAGCCAGGAAAGGGCTACAGAGATGCCCTCTCCAAGCTCCAGACTCTGCATTTGGCTCCTGAGGAGGGGCAAGGTCTGTCCCCTGATGATGTGGGGGAACAGGAATGCTGAGTAGGAACCCATGGCAGGCTTGAGAGACACCAAGATGAAGCAAAACAACTCCTAGCGCCAGAACGTCAtatcccatcccatctgccCGGGGTGCAACTAGCCTGGCCAAGCTCTGGCATCCCCCCAGGAAACTTTGGGGCAGTTCTCTCCCCCCACTGCCAAGCAGGgttcccagcagcactgccccatACACTTGGGCTTGGtatctgcccagggcagcaatGCCCATCAGTGGAGGAGGACTTACCAGAGTCCCACCAGGCTGACCTGCAGGGGAGCATTCAGGTACGGGTACcgctgccagggacagggagaggaagTGTGTTAGTGCAGTGGACAGGGCAGGAAGGGGTCTATTCCCCAACAGGGTGCCAGCCTTGAGGGTGCCAACAATGTGCCAAGCTTGGTGGGCGTCCCTATGCCCACCTGCCCATCCCAGGTTCACTGGTACCTTCAGGAAAGCTCTCTTCTCCAGCATGTTCATGATCACCGGCGGAATGGctgaggcagggaggaaggagatgaGCTCCCAATGCTCACAGTTCCCTGCCAGCAGTGGGACCCCATCCCACACTGCCAGGGATCAGCTGCAATCTCCCAGCACAGGCGGAGGAAGGGACACTCACCCATGGCTGGCGCTGCCATGCCAATGCGGGACACCACCACCTGGAAAATGGCCttctgggcagctgctgtggatTCACCCAGGCGGTTCCCATTCTCATCCGTGACAGGGATCCCCAGCTTGAgctctctgcagggacacagggggtCAGGGGGTCACAGGGCACAATGGTGAGGGGATcaggacacaggacagggacatgtCTCCAAGGGAGGCTGGCATCCTCCTGTACCCCATCCACACAATAAATCAGAGGGGTCTCAGCTGGAGCCACATTCACATTTGGCAGCAGCCTCAACAGGGCTGTACAGGGACCAATAACCCCCTGGCTTGCAACCAGGTGCTGGTACCCTCAAGCTATCCCCCCATGCTAAGGATCAGCAAGGAAGTCCCCGCATTCCCCACCAGTGCCTACAAACCCTGAGGCCAGCCTGTCCCACCTCGGGGGCTCACCTCTGCCTCATCAGCGGGATGTTGATGCAGTTGGCAGCTGCCACGGCCGCAAAAGGCACGTACCGGCCAATGATGGCTGGCAAGTGCtggggggaaaagcaggagaatgTCACGGAGAGGGtctgggggcagagctggctgtccctgggtcTGCCTCCATCTTCCTGCAAGACCTTGGGgtgtcccagccccactgggggaaaagcatttcctcctcccctgcaaCCCTCAGCTGGTAAAAGCTGCACAGACCAAAGGGTCTGGGGGGACTCAGGTCCCCTGCCAGGCCTGGACAGAGGCTGAGGGGTGAAAGAAGCCTGGAGATACATCCAGAGCAAGGCTGGAGGGACAGGCCATCTCCACAGCCATCACTGGGGAGAGCAGTTGCCTTGTGTGGGCAACCTCAGCAAactccttttcttcattttctcccCCACTCCAGGTGAATCccctgctcagctcagagctcagggagATCCCATGTGGAGGGTCCACATCCCCCAGCTGCGATGGCCAAGGATCAGCTTACCTTGGTGAGGGATTTGAGTCCCAGTGCTGTGACAACTGCCCCCGTGGTTGCACTCACAtaggctgtccccagctggctgAAAGAGCAGGAAGTGACACCAGTAATCCAggctctccccatcccagctgcccCTCCAAAGGAAGGAACAGCATGCCCTTCAAGAGCATCAGGACATCTGGGTTCCTCTCTCAGCTCTACCACTAACCCTGACAGTCCCAATGGCATCCATCTCTGCCTTCACCAGGTCTCCCTTGTCCCATCTCCCAGCACCCTGCTATGCAAGGCACCCCCTGGTGTTTTGGGCTGCCTTGAGGGCCTGGTCAGAGAGATGCTCACCTGGGGGTGATGGGTGCATCTCCGCTGCGGTTGGTGTAGTTGACAATGGCATTGAAGGACTGGTTGACCCACTGCCAGAACAGCACAGCTGGTGTGGTCCTGCCAGAGAGAGAAGGGTGCTAGAGACACTAGGGGATGTCACCCATGCTCCTACAGCATGAATACGAGTGGGGTACGGGACGCGTGTCCCCTCCTcaccccagagccaggaggatCCTCCAGGCATCCTCTTGGTCCTGAGGTGAGGAGAGGACAGGTACCTGTAGAAGGTCAACATGCAACCAGTGATGGTCATGTTCATGGGGACCTGAGCAGACATGCGCCCCACAAGGATCATCTTCTCGCCCGTGTCAGGGTGGAAAGCCGAGTCATAGATGTACTTTGCCCGCCAAAGCTGGTCCTCTGTCAGCC
The nucleotide sequence above comes from Molothrus ater isolate BHLD 08-10-18 breed brown headed cowbird chromosome 8, BPBGC_Mater_1.1, whole genome shotgun sequence. Encoded proteins:
- the SFXN3 gene encoding sideroflexin-3 isoform X2; protein product: MRAGIPPCPPSRGASPPARAGRDPPAGPGAASANPTPRRFQMPPSLPATINIREPRWDQSTFQGRAKHFFMVTDPRNLLLSGATLEEARRVVEDYRAGTIHPGLTEDQLWRAKYIYDSAFHPDTGEKMILVGRMSAQVPMNMTITGCMLTFYRTTPAVLFWQWVNQSFNAIVNYTNRSGDAPITPSQLGTAYVSATTGAVVTALGLKSLTKHLPAIIGRYVPFAAVAAANCINIPLMRQRELKLGIPVTDENGNRLGESTAAAQKAIFQVVVSRIGMAAPAMAIPPVIMNMLEKRAFLKRYPYLNAPLQVSLVGLCLVFATPLCCALFPQKSSMPVSSLEPEVQDQIRKKDPLLETVYFNKGL
- the SFXN3 gene encoding sideroflexin-3 isoform X1 — translated: MRAGIPPCPPSRGASPPARAGRDPPAGPGAASANPTPRRFQKMPPSLPATINIREPRWDQSTFQGRAKHFFMVTDPRNLLLSGATLEEARRVVEDYRAGTIHPGLTEDQLWRAKYIYDSAFHPDTGEKMILVGRMSAQVPMNMTITGCMLTFYRTTPAVLFWQWVNQSFNAIVNYTNRSGDAPITPSQLGTAYVSATTGAVVTALGLKSLTKHLPAIIGRYVPFAAVAAANCINIPLMRQRELKLGIPVTDENGNRLGESTAAAQKAIFQVVVSRIGMAAPAMAIPPVIMNMLEKRAFLKRYPYLNAPLQVSLVGLCLVFATPLCCALFPQKSSMPVSSLEPEVQDQIRKKDPLLETVYFNKGL
- the SFXN3 gene encoding sideroflexin-3 isoform X3 — encoded protein: MPPSLPATINIREPRWDQSTFQGRAKHFFMVTDPRNLLLSGATLEEARRVVEDYRAGTIHPGLTEDQLWRAKYIYDSAFHPDTGEKMILVGRMSAQVPMNMTITGCMLTFYRTTPAVLFWQWVNQSFNAIVNYTNRSGDAPITPSQLGTAYVSATTGAVVTALGLKSLTKHLPAIIGRYVPFAAVAAANCINIPLMRQRELKLGIPVTDENGNRLGESTAAAQKAIFQVVVSRIGMAAPAMAIPPVIMNMLEKRAFLKRYPYLNAPLQVSLVGLCLVFATPLCCALFPQKSSMPVSSLEPEVQDQIRKKDPLLETVYFNKGL